In a genomic window of Temperatibacter marinus:
- a CDS encoding peptidase domain-containing ABC transporter has translation MLDLSIFGQKRVQLVKQTQITECGLAVLAMISNFYGTKTNLATLRQSLNPSLRGLSIKSLLQQGEKMGLQGRAVESTFDGLKQMILPAVLHWDLKHFVVLERIKKNNYLIHDPALGSRWLSEETIAKHFTGVAAEFQPIPRQSTLKPKLNFRPWSLIRSINGIWISAAQVILLSLVLQAYVLASPFYMQVAVDTVLPSLDFNLLSTLAIGFVIFTTIQSIALFLRSMIMLRIGAILGISISADTGFKLLRLPITWFEKRHTGDILSRFQSIGPINQTLTEGAVIIIIDGLLALTTVILMFYYSTILAMLSIAFMSLYFLIKYSFLYFERNATEDSIVDAAIEQTEMIENVEGIQTLRVFGSEAGQHASWLHKLTNSFNSNIILQRIKNIQEAIYSLLFGLENIVIIYLAIEIILDAGGFSLGMLFAYTAYKNSFINSSGRLVDQFVAYRMLTLHFDRVADIALTSEDECFSEDDYQSENLKESIVLKDLYFRYSDYDPFILAGINLRIRKGEHIAITGPSGGGKTTIAKLLLGLLEPTQGGILIDGIILKQFGIRNLQRQSGAVLQDGGFFHGSIAQSIALFDETLDMERVESAALKAGLQDEVMKMPMKYFTPIGKFGSALSGGQRQRLLIARAIYRSPNILIMDEATSHLDYETERKIIHAIKELKVTRITIAHRIDTIMAADRVFQTQAGRLVEVNKHEYMQNYLKNYTT, from the coding sequence ATGTTAGATTTATCCATTTTTGGACAAAAACGCGTACAACTCGTAAAACAAACACAAATAACAGAATGCGGATTGGCCGTATTAGCCATGATCTCCAACTTTTATGGCACAAAAACAAACCTTGCGACGCTTAGGCAATCACTCAACCCCTCTCTTAGAGGATTGAGTATTAAGTCATTGCTCCAGCAAGGGGAAAAGATGGGGCTTCAAGGCCGAGCTGTCGAATCAACCTTCGATGGGCTCAAACAAATGATATTGCCTGCTGTTCTTCACTGGGATTTAAAGCACTTTGTAGTTCTTGAACGCATCAAGAAGAACAATTATCTGATCCATGACCCCGCATTAGGGTCTCGATGGCTAAGTGAGGAGACTATAGCTAAGCACTTCACTGGTGTTGCGGCAGAATTTCAACCAATACCACGACAATCTACACTAAAGCCAAAACTTAATTTTCGGCCTTGGAGCCTCATTAGGTCAATCAATGGTATATGGATATCGGCAGCACAAGTCATACTTTTAAGCCTTGTACTACAAGCTTATGTACTTGCGTCACCTTTTTACATGCAGGTAGCTGTCGACACGGTCCTTCCTTCTCTTGATTTTAATCTACTAAGCACTTTAGCTATAGGTTTTGTTATATTCACAACTATCCAATCTATCGCCCTATTTCTTAGATCTATGATTATGCTTCGTATTGGCGCAATTCTTGGAATTTCCATATCGGCCGATACAGGATTCAAGCTTCTTCGCTTGCCAATAACTTGGTTTGAAAAAAGACATACTGGTGACATTCTCTCTCGTTTTCAATCAATTGGCCCAATAAATCAGACATTAACTGAGGGGGCTGTAATTATTATAATCGATGGGCTATTAGCTCTGACAACAGTAATCTTAATGTTTTATTATAGTACAATTTTAGCGATGTTGAGCATTGCTTTTATGTCTCTGTACTTCCTAATCAAGTATTCTTTTTTATATTTTGAACGTAATGCTACAGAAGATTCTATTGTTGATGCAGCTATAGAGCAAACTGAGATGATAGAGAATGTTGAAGGCATTCAAACTCTTAGAGTTTTCGGCTCTGAAGCGGGCCAGCATGCTTCATGGCTCCATAAGCTAACAAACTCCTTCAATTCCAACATCATTCTTCAGAGAATAAAAAATATTCAGGAAGCTATTTATAGTCTTCTATTTGGTTTAGAAAATATAGTAATTATATACTTAGCAATAGAAATCATTTTAGATGCAGGCGGATTCAGCTTGGGTATGTTGTTTGCCTATACAGCATATAAAAATAGCTTCATCAACAGCTCCGGGAGATTGGTTGACCAATTTGTAGCTTATCGAATGCTAACGCTTCATTTCGACCGAGTTGCTGACATCGCTTTGACATCAGAGGACGAATGTTTCTCTGAGGACGACTACCAATCTGAAAATTTAAAAGAAAGCATAGTGCTAAAAGATCTTTACTTCAGGTATTCTGATTACGACCCATTTATCCTAGCTGGAATTAATTTGCGTATAAGGAAGGGAGAGCATATTGCTATCACTGGCCCTTCTGGTGGCGGGAAGACTACTATTGCAAAATTGCTCTTGGGGTTATTAGAACCTACCCAGGGAGGAATATTGATTGATGGAATAATACTAAAGCAATTTGGCATTAGAAATCTACAAAGGCAAAGTGGCGCTGTTCTTCAGGATGGCGGATTTTTTCATGGAAGCATTGCTCAATCAATTGCACTATTTGATGAAACATTGGACATGGAGCGCGTGGAAAGTGCGGCTTTGAAAGCTGGCCTACAAGACGAAGTTATGAAAATGCCAATGAAATACTTCACGCCAATTGGGAAATTTGGCTCTGCTCTTTCAGGAGGGCAAAGGCAAAGGTTATTAATAGCTCGTGCGATATACCGATCTCCCAATATCTTAATAATGGATGAAGCCACATCACACTTGGACTACGAAACCGAGCGTAAAATTATTCACGCAATCAAAGAGCTCAAAGTGACTCGAATTACAATTGCACATAGAATAGATACTATTATGGCAGCCGATAGAGTATTTCAGACACAGGCTGGGCGGCTAGTCGAAGTAAACAAACATGAATACATGCAAAACTATTTAAAGAATTACACTACATAA
- a CDS encoding HlyD family secretion protein: MFRKQVIDEQQIRYLGTPLTQLPNSGAYVVYFLVATVFVALAYVFQANYSRIIRVHGTIYPSTGVSNIVPIREGIISKVHIKLGDQVKAGDIIVTIATGEGGISTKRNNEAIERSLNLQAQLISEQESSLLESMKIENMELTFRKKRLEKNLYHLRQRLKLHETLMENVTTDFTRATKTFEAGNMSKRELESRQMTMLSERIVVDRIKQELDLKIFELAEFNKFIKRKQAENRGRVSSIKAIYEQSQQSIAQLKADQVYTLRAPINGNVSALHIKKGEFVARNQIISQLVKTQAQLEAQLTISPAAIGFVNKGQRVKLAIDAFPYEKFGTLDGTIRFVSTSIKNTHLQNGFAIPTFKADVEIDATSIFAYGTEYKLLPGMTVNAWIIAEKQTFYEWLLEPIFAIRKR; this comes from the coding sequence ATGTTCAGAAAACAAGTGATTGACGAGCAGCAAATCCGTTATCTAGGGACCCCCCTTACTCAGCTTCCAAATAGTGGCGCATATGTAGTTTATTTTCTTGTAGCAACTGTATTTGTAGCTTTGGCCTATGTATTCCAAGCAAATTATAGCCGAATTATTCGAGTCCACGGAACCATTTACCCCTCTACAGGCGTCTCAAACATAGTGCCAATACGGGAAGGTATAATTTCAAAAGTACATATCAAATTAGGGGATCAAGTTAAAGCTGGAGATATAATTGTTACTATCGCAACAGGCGAAGGTGGCATTTCAACTAAACGAAATAACGAAGCCATTGAACGATCCCTAAATCTACAAGCGCAATTAATAAGTGAACAAGAGAGTTCCCTCCTCGAATCTATGAAAATTGAAAACATGGAACTCACGTTTCGCAAAAAGAGGCTTGAAAAAAACCTATATCACCTACGTCAAAGATTGAAATTACACGAAACGTTAATGGAAAATGTCACAACTGACTTTACCAGAGCAACAAAAACATTTGAAGCCGGAAATATGAGTAAACGAGAACTAGAGAGTCGTCAAATGACTATGCTATCCGAGCGAATTGTTGTTGATCGTATAAAACAGGAACTTGATCTGAAAATTTTTGAACTGGCCGAATTCAATAAATTCATTAAAAGAAAGCAAGCTGAAAATCGTGGGCGCGTATCAAGTATTAAAGCTATCTATGAGCAATCCCAACAATCAATTGCCCAGCTTAAAGCGGATCAAGTTTACACATTAAGGGCACCAATCAATGGTAATGTTTCTGCACTCCACATAAAAAAAGGAGAGTTTGTCGCGCGGAATCAAATTATTTCGCAACTAGTAAAAACTCAAGCACAACTTGAAGCACAACTTACAATCTCTCCCGCAGCCATTGGATTTGTAAATAAAGGCCAACGTGTCAAATTAGCTATTGATGCTTTTCCTTATGAAAAATTTGGAACTTTAGATGGGACTATACGCTTTGTAAGCACAAGCATTAAAAATACTCACCTGCAAAACGGGTTCGCTATCCCGACCTTCAAAGCTGACGTCGAAATTGATGCAACATCAATCTTCGCCTATGGAACCGAATATAAGTTATTGCCTGGAATGACGGTAAACGCATGGATTATAGCTGAGAAGCAAACTTTCTATGAATGGCTTCTAGAACCCATTTTCGCTATTAGAAAACGATAG